Sequence from the uncultured Flavobacterium sp. genome:
TGTGTTTAAAATATTTTTTTAAGAATATATTCCTCCGTTTATATTGATAATTTCGCCTGTAATATAGCTTGATTTTTTAGAAATCAAAAAGCTTACCAAATCTGCAACTTCCTCAGCTTCGCCAAAACGATTTACCGGAATTAGTTTTAGTAATTCTTTTTCGTCCAATTGGCTCGTCATATCAGTTCTGATAAAACCCGGAGCAACCGCATTTACAGTAATATTTCGTTTGGCAACTTCTTGTGCCAATGCTTTTGTAGCAGCAACAATCGCGCCTTTTGCTGCCGAATAATTAGTTTGTCCCGCCGTTCCTTTTACTCCGGAAACGGAAACCATATTTACGATTCGGCCATATTTATTGCGTAACATTTTTTGAATAAAAAACTGTGTAACATTAAAAAAACCGTTTACACTTGTATTAACAACGCCATTCCAGTCTTCGGGAGTCATCCACATAAAA
This genomic interval carries:
- the fabG gene encoding 3-oxoacyl-ACP reductase FabG; the protein is MKCVLVTGGSRGIGSAICKKLAVESNYHILINYHSNKTAAEETLQEIQKLGATGEILGFDVSNYEEVQTTLTKWQEANPEALVEAIVNNAGITKDGLFMWMTPEDWNGVVNTSVNGFFNVTQFFIQKMLRNKYGRIVNMVSVSGVKGTAGQTNYSAAKGAIVAATKALAQEVAKRNITVNAVAPGFIRTDMTSQLDEKELLKLIPVNRFGEAEEVADLVSFLISKKSSYITGEIININGGIYS